The following coding sequences are from one Sphingomonadaceae bacterium OTU29LAMAA1 window:
- a CDS encoding PAS domain-containing protein gives MTVRSAPVAQCITDERWRIVSADDAYLELLARPRIEVIGRSPLEFTAPGDQVVNDMLLHRLVRHGHAFQITKRYVRGDGQLQWVCNHVSAFADGCGEKRLIATCEPQPDPPATCAEARLRQHATTLLQTIGAAKHAFGADLIGSPALEALLHLYLAEMEGRSLTPRCIAALIRHSEAATLRWIKVLEQRRLAEVERNTPVDMGAPMRISGMAQQMMEDVTGRLPVAG, from the coding sequence ATGACGGTTCGATCTGCGCCGGTGGCGCAATGCATCACGGACGAGCGATGGCGGATCGTGTCGGCAGACGACGCCTATCTGGAATTGCTGGCGCGGCCACGGATCGAGGTGATTGGTCGTTCGCCGCTCGAATTCACGGCGCCGGGGGATCAGGTGGTCAACGACATGCTGCTGCACCGGCTGGTGCGTCACGGTCATGCATTCCAGATTACCAAGCGCTACGTTCGCGGTGACGGGCAGCTGCAGTGGGTGTGTAACCACGTCTCCGCCTTTGCCGATGGCTGCGGGGAAAAGCGCCTGATCGCAACCTGCGAGCCGCAGCCGGATCCGCCGGCCACGTGCGCGGAGGCGCGACTGCGGCAGCACGCCACGACGCTGCTGCAAACCATCGGCGCCGCGAAGCATGCATTCGGCGCGGACCTGATCGGATCGCCGGCGTTGGAGGCATTGCTCCATCTTTACCTCGCTGAAATGGAAGGGCGGTCGCTCACCCCGCGTTGCATCGCAGCGCTGATCCGCCATTCTGAGGCTGCAACGCTGCGCTGGATCAAGGTGCTGGAACAGCGTCGGCTTGCCGAAGTAGAGCGTAATACGCCGGTCGACATGGGCGCGCCGATGCGTATCTCCGGCATGGCGCAGCAGATGATGGAGGACGTCACCGGGCGGTTGCCCGTCGCGGGCTGA
- a CDS encoding DHA2 family efflux MFS transporter permease subunit encodes MNLHLPAALDPRQLLRPRRRGIASVNAEVRDGIVPAGDRIAQTTDADGGAAPTRNYRTVALIIATAMFMENLDATVLATALPTMARDFGVAAPAMSIALTSYLLALAMFIPASGTMADRFGARPVFRAAIGVFVAGSLACGLAPSLEWMVVARFVQGIGGAMMMPVGRLVLLRSVAKRDMVSAMSWLIMPALVGPILGPPLGGFIVTYLDWRWIFWLNLPIGLLGIVLVGRFIADIREEAPHTFDAIGFILSGVALGCLLFGFEMASRPGEAAVAAALVGIGALFGLAYWRHARRAEHPILDLSLMRITTFRLSVLGGSLTRITQGAQPFLLPLMMQLAFGLSAAQSGAMTVAGAIGSFGMKGVARRILKRFGFRNSLIVMGVLGTGAYAICGLFRPDWPLPAVFAVLVLSGFLISFQFTAYNTIAYDEIGKDRMSAATSFYSTFQQLMLSLGICVGATALHVSMLSRGGEAVAFTDFTVAFWTVTAISLLAVFVNWRFDPQAGAELSGRKS; translated from the coding sequence ATGAATCTGCATCTCCCCGCCGCTCTGGATCCGCGTCAGCTATTGCGGCCGCGGCGGCGCGGGATCGCATCGGTCAATGCCGAAGTGCGCGACGGGATCGTCCCGGCGGGCGATCGGATTGCACAGACGACCGATGCCGACGGTGGCGCCGCACCCACCCGCAACTATCGCACCGTCGCGCTGATCATCGCCACGGCGATGTTCATGGAGAATTTGGACGCGACGGTGCTCGCCACTGCGCTGCCGACGATGGCACGCGATTTCGGTGTCGCCGCACCGGCGATGAGCATCGCGCTGACATCGTACCTGCTGGCACTGGCGATGTTTATTCCCGCCTCCGGCACGATGGCCGACCGCTTCGGCGCGCGGCCGGTGTTTCGCGCAGCGATCGGCGTGTTCGTTGCGGGCAGTCTGGCCTGCGGTCTGGCCCCAAGCCTCGAATGGATGGTGGTCGCGCGGTTCGTACAGGGGATCGGCGGCGCGATGATGATGCCGGTGGGGCGGCTGGTATTGCTGCGATCGGTCGCCAAGCGCGACATGGTGTCGGCGATGTCGTGGCTGATCATGCCAGCGCTGGTCGGCCCGATCCTGGGTCCGCCGCTGGGCGGGTTCATCGTCACATATCTCGACTGGCGCTGGATCTTCTGGCTCAACCTGCCGATCGGGTTGCTGGGCATCGTGCTGGTCGGACGCTTCATCGCCGATATTCGCGAGGAAGCACCGCACACCTTCGACGCAATCGGCTTTATTCTGTCGGGCGTGGCTCTGGGGTGTCTGTTGTTCGGGTTTGAAATGGCAAGCCGCCCGGGCGAGGCGGCGGTGGCGGCGGCGCTGGTCGGCATCGGCGCGCTGTTCGGTCTTGCCTATTGGCGGCATGCGCGACGCGCCGAACACCCGATCCTCGACCTCTCGCTGATGCGGATCACCACGTTCCGCCTGTCGGTGCTGGGCGGATCGCTGACCCGCATCACACAGGGCGCGCAGCCGTTTCTGCTGCCGCTGATGATGCAGCTCGCCTTCGGCCTGTCGGCGGCGCAGAGCGGGGCGATGACGGTCGCGGGCGCGATCGGATCGTTCGGGATGAAGGGAGTCGCGCGTCGCATCCTGAAACGCTTCGGATTCCGCAACAGCCTGATCGTGATGGGGGTGCTCGGGACCGGGGCCTATGCCATCTGCGGCCTGTTCCGCCCGGACTGGCCGCTGCCCGCGGTGTTCGCCGTGCTGGTCCTGTCCGGCTTTCTGATCTCGTTCCAGTTCACCGCCTACAACACGATCGCATACGACGAGATCGGCAAGGACCGGATGAGCGCAGCGACCAGCTTCTATTCGACGTTTCAGCAACTGATGCTGTCGCTGGGCATCTGCGTCGGCGCGACCGCGTTGCACGTGTCGATGCTGTCGCGCGGCGGCGAAGCGGTGGCATTCACTGATTTCACCGTCGCCTTCTGGACCGTCACCGCGATCTCGCTGCTGGCAGTGTTCGTCAACTGGCGGTTCGATCCTCAGGCCGGCGCGGAGTTGAGCGGGCGGAAGAGCTGA
- a CDS encoding NAD(P)H-dependent oxidoreductase has translation MSDKILIFYGSYRSDRQGIRLADYLVRQFTARGAQAELIDAKALDLPMLDRMYKEYPEGAAPPALEALADKIKAADAFVFVAGEYNWSVQPGLKNLTDHFLEEWYWRPAAIASYSAGRFAGARAGLAWHGILSEMGMVVVSSTLAVGGIGKTLSVEGEPIGDGGASLAKAFPRFADDLAWWTEAARAQRERKAPPY, from the coding sequence ATGAGTGACAAGATCCTGATCTTCTACGGATCCTACCGGTCCGATCGTCAGGGTATCCGCTTGGCCGATTATCTCGTGCGACAGTTCACCGCGCGCGGTGCGCAGGCCGAACTGATCGATGCGAAGGCGCTCGACCTGCCGATGCTCGACAGGATGTATAAGGAATATCCGGAAGGAGCGGCGCCGCCCGCGCTGGAAGCGCTTGCCGACAAGATCAAGGCGGCCGATGCGTTCGTGTTCGTTGCGGGCGAATACAACTGGAGCGTTCAGCCCGGTCTCAAGAACCTGACCGACCATTTCCTCGAGGAATGGTATTGGCGGCCCGCCGCGATCGCCAGTTACTCCGCAGGTCGCTTCGCCGGTGCGCGGGCCGGGCTGGCATGGCACGGTATCCTGTCAGAGATGGGAATGGTCGTGGTGTCGAGCACGCTGGCGGTCGGCGGCATCGGCAAGACGCTATCCGTCGAGGGCGAACCCATAGGCGACGGCGGGGCGAGTCTGGCCAAGGCGTTTCCCCGCTTCGCCGACGATCTGGCGTGGTGGACGGAGGCGGCGCGAGCGCAACGCGAGCGCAAGGCGCCACCATATTGA
- a CDS encoding malate synthase G yields MDRAGLDIAPAFITFIEERALPGTGIDADAFWCGVAAILDRFVPDNHSLLAERDRLQAAIDAWHRDNPFEADAYQSFLTQIGYLVPDPAPFAVDPANVDAEIATMAGPQLVVPILNARFLLNAANARWGSLYDALYGTDALPGSATRGGYDPGRGAQVIAWAKAFLDDVAPLSNGSWTDWTGGTPDLGDPSQLVGRDGETLLLRHNGLHIELVIDRSHPIGRTDPAGIADVVLESALTAICDLEDSIAAVDAQDKVAAYDNWLGLMRGDLTASFAKGGETVTRTLAADRRYTAPDGTTLTLPGRSLLFVRNVGHLMTNPAIRLPDGSEAPEGILDAIVTSLIALHDDGHNSRTGSIYIVKPKMHGPDEAAFTDRLFDAVEDLLGLPRYTIKVGLMDEERRTSANLAACIHAVRHRLVFINTGFLDRTGDEMHTSMHAGPMIPKGEMKTSGWIAAYENRNVQIGLACGLSGRAQIGKGMWAAPDRMADMLDQKIGHPKMGANTAWVPSPTAATLHATHYHRVDVFDRQRERSREPVAPLAALLTMPVAEAGRNWSTDEVRAELDNNAQGILGYVVRWIDQGIGCSKVPDMHDVGLMEDRATLRISSQHIANWLLHGVATEAEVDAAFARMAIKVDAQNAGDPQYRPMGGRVGDSLAYRAARALVFDGIAQPNGYTEPLLHRFRKMQKAAR; encoded by the coding sequence ATGGACCGCGCCGGCCTCGACATCGCTCCCGCATTCATCACCTTCATCGAAGAGCGCGCCCTGCCCGGCACCGGTATCGATGCCGACGCATTCTGGTGCGGCGTCGCGGCGATCCTCGACCGGTTCGTGCCCGACAACCACAGCCTGCTTGCCGAACGCGACCGGCTACAGGCCGCGATCGATGCATGGCATCGAGACAATCCTTTCGAAGCAGACGCTTACCAGTCGTTTCTCACGCAGATCGGCTACCTCGTCCCCGATCCTGCGCCTTTTGCGGTCGATCCCGCCAATGTCGACGCCGAAATCGCGACGATGGCCGGGCCGCAGCTCGTCGTCCCGATCCTGAACGCCCGCTTCCTGCTCAACGCCGCCAACGCGCGCTGGGGCAGCCTGTACGACGCGCTGTATGGCACCGATGCCTTGCCCGGTAGCGCGACGCGAGGCGGATACGATCCCGGGCGGGGGGCGCAGGTGATCGCCTGGGCCAAGGCGTTTCTCGACGACGTCGCGCCACTGTCGAACGGTAGCTGGACCGACTGGACCGGCGGCACGCCCGACCTCGGCGATCCGTCGCAACTGGTCGGCCGCGATGGCGAAACGCTGCTCCTTCGCCACAACGGATTGCATATCGAGCTCGTGATCGATCGCAGTCATCCGATAGGTCGCACCGATCCCGCCGGCATCGCCGACGTCGTGCTGGAATCCGCGCTGACCGCGATCTGCGATCTGGAGGATTCGATCGCGGCGGTGGATGCGCAGGACAAGGTTGCGGCCTACGACAATTGGCTGGGGCTGATGCGCGGCGACCTGACTGCCAGCTTCGCCAAAGGCGGCGAAACCGTGACGCGGACACTGGCGGCGGATCGCCGCTACACTGCGCCCGACGGAACGACGCTGACGCTGCCGGGTCGCAGCCTTTTGTTCGTACGCAACGTCGGCCATCTGATGACCAACCCCGCGATCCGCCTGCCCGATGGCAGCGAGGCGCCGGAGGGTATCCTCGACGCGATCGTCACGTCGCTGATCGCGCTGCACGACGACGGACATAACAGCCGGACGGGATCGATCTACATCGTCAAGCCCAAGATGCATGGGCCGGACGAAGCCGCTTTCACCGACCGCCTGTTCGACGCAGTCGAGGATCTGCTGGGCTTGCCGCGCTACACGATCAAGGTCGGGCTGATGGACGAGGAACGCCGCACCTCGGCCAACCTCGCCGCCTGTATCCATGCCGTCCGCCACCGGCTGGTGTTCATCAACACCGGCTTTCTCGACCGTACCGGCGACGAGATGCACACATCGATGCACGCCGGCCCGATGATCCCGAAGGGCGAGATGAAGACGTCCGGCTGGATCGCAGCCTATGAAAACCGCAACGTCCAGATCGGTCTCGCGTGCGGCCTGTCCGGGCGCGCGCAGATCGGCAAGGGCATGTGGGCCGCACCCGACCGGATGGCGGATATGCTCGACCAGAAGATCGGCCATCCGAAGATGGGCGCGAACACCGCCTGGGTCCCCTCGCCCACCGCCGCTACGCTGCACGCGACGCATTATCACCGCGTCGATGTGTTCGACCGCCAGCGCGAGCGGAGCAGGGAGCCGGTTGCGCCGCTCGCCGCGTTGCTGACCATGCCCGTTGCAGAGGCCGGACGGAACTGGTCGACGGACGAGGTGCGTGCGGAACTCGATAATAATGCGCAGGGCATCCTCGGCTATGTGGTCCGCTGGATCGACCAGGGGATCGGCTGTTCGAAGGTGCCGGACATGCATGACGTCGGCCTGATGGAAGATCGCGCGACGCTGCGTATCTCGTCGCAACATATCGCCAACTGGCTGCTGCATGGCGTCGCGACGGAGGCGGAGGTCGATGCCGCCTTCGCGCGCATGGCGATAAAGGTCGATGCGCAGAACGCCGGCGATCCGCAATATCGACCGATGGGCGGGCGGGTGGGCGATAGCCTCGCCTATCGGGCGGCCCGTGCACTGGTGTTCGACGGGATAGCGCAGCCGAACGGCTATACCGAACCGCTGCTTCACCGCTTTCGCAAGATGCAGAAAGCTGCCCGATAG
- a CDS encoding LysR family transcriptional regulator, which produces MTRRLPDLEAWAIFAKVAERGSFAGAAQALGLSNPTVSKAIARLEARLGLALLSRTSRRLSLTEAGRTMLQRAAGILHAGEALEDAAAEQSDVARGLVRISAPLSFGTAYVGATLPAFLTAYPEVTLDFALSDRRVDLVAEGFDLALRIAALEDSSLLARRLCTVRILLVASPGYLDAHGRPTHPAQLRDHHALAYTGGATRGLWRFHHPQFGEETVEPPVRIWTDNADMLNPALLAGQGMALQPEFLVWREIRDRRLEVAMPDWTVPALGLHLITPPSPLRPLRVQVVIDHLAKTLAKAPWALGAE; this is translated from the coding sequence ATGACACGTCGCCTCCCCGATCTCGAAGCCTGGGCGATCTTCGCCAAGGTCGCCGAACGCGGCTCCTTCGCCGGTGCGGCGCAGGCGCTCGGCTTGTCCAACCCGACGGTGTCGAAAGCGATCGCCCGGCTGGAGGCGCGGCTGGGCCTCGCCCTGCTGTCACGCACGTCACGACGCCTGTCGCTGACCGAGGCGGGTCGCACCATGCTGCAGCGCGCGGCCGGCATATTGCACGCAGGCGAGGCGCTGGAGGATGCTGCGGCCGAACAGTCCGATGTCGCCCGCGGCCTGGTGCGGATCAGCGCGCCGCTGTCGTTCGGCACCGCCTATGTCGGTGCGACCCTGCCGGCGTTCCTGACGGCATATCCCGAGGTGACGCTGGACTTCGCCCTGAGCGACAGGCGCGTCGATCTGGTTGCGGAGGGGTTCGACCTCGCGCTGCGGATCGCGGCGCTGGAGGACAGTTCGTTGCTCGCGCGGCGGCTGTGTACCGTCCGCATCCTGCTGGTCGCGTCGCCCGGATACCTCGACGCCCACGGCCGGCCGACGCATCCGGCACAACTGCGCGATCATCATGCGCTGGCCTATACCGGCGGCGCGACGCGGGGACTGTGGCGGTTTCATCATCCACAGTTCGGCGAGGAGACGGTTGAACCGCCGGTGCGCATCTGGACCGACAACGCCGATATGCTCAATCCGGCGCTGCTGGCCGGGCAAGGCATGGCGTTGCAGCCTGAATTTCTCGTCTGGCGCGAGATCCGCGACCGGCGGCTGGAGGTGGCGATGCCGGACTGGACCGTGCCAGCGCTGGGCCTGCACCTCATCACCCCGCCCAGCCCGCTGCGCCCTTTACGCGTACAGGTGGTGATCGATCATCTGGCAAAGACGCTGGCCAAGGCGCCCTGGGCTCTCGGCGCGGAGTGA
- a CDS encoding DNA photolyase family protein, with amino-acid sequence MTQPSILWLRQDLRLHDQPALVAAAHEGPVVPVYVLDDDAPGEWRIGGAQRWWLHHSLSTLDAALRAKHSRLILRRGDAVSILTTLMEETGASRIHAIRHYEPWWRDAEKKLGDRLELHDGNHLVRLEDLTTGSGTPFKMFSSFWKALQSQLPPADPFPVPHTIPAPAHWPMSDELAEWTLLPTRLDWSTGFDKDWTPGETEALAKAKDWSDDVAAYDRRRNLPSEEGTSRLSPHLHHGEISPRAIYHALGDTRDAGAFLRELAWRDFTSGVLLALPKYGEVNGRPKYDALPWRKDAEAKRDLQAWQQGRTGYPIVDAGMRQLWASGWMHNRVRMIAASFLVKHLLIDWREGERWYWDCLVDADYGNNAVNWQWIAGTGVDANMFGRIMAPLSQSEKFDAADYIREWVPELRDLTDATIHDPDDSGVRPNDYPAKLIGHREARERALAAAATLR; translated from the coding sequence ATGACACAACCAAGCATCCTGTGGCTACGCCAGGACCTTCGCCTTCACGATCAGCCTGCACTCGTCGCCGCCGCGCACGAAGGACCGGTCGTGCCGGTCTATGTCCTCGACGACGATGCGCCCGGTGAATGGCGGATCGGCGGAGCGCAACGCTGGTGGCTGCACCACAGCCTGTCCACCCTGGACGCAGCCTTGCGAGCGAAGCACAGCCGGCTGATCCTGCGACGCGGCGATGCAGTGTCGATCCTGACGACACTGATGGAGGAAACCGGTGCTTCCCGCATTCACGCGATCCGTCATTACGAGCCGTGGTGGCGCGATGCGGAGAAAAAACTGGGCGATCGGCTGGAACTGCACGATGGCAACCACCTTGTCCGGCTGGAGGACTTGACCACCGGGAGCGGGACCCCGTTCAAGATGTTCTCGTCATTCTGGAAGGCGCTCCAGTCGCAATTGCCGCCCGCCGATCCCTTTCCCGTCCCGCACACGATCCCGGCACCGGCGCATTGGCCGATGAGCGACGAGCTTGCGGAATGGACGCTGCTGCCGACCAGACTCGATTGGTCAACCGGCTTCGACAAGGACTGGACGCCCGGCGAAACGGAAGCGCTCGCCAAGGCTAAGGACTGGTCCGACGATGTCGCCGCCTACGACCGCCGCCGCAACCTGCCATCGGAAGAGGGTACGTCTCGCCTGTCGCCGCACCTCCATCACGGGGAGATTTCGCCGCGGGCAATCTATCATGCGCTCGGCGACACCAGGGATGCCGGCGCCTTCCTGCGCGAACTCGCATGGCGGGATTTCACGTCCGGCGTGCTGCTCGCGTTGCCGAAGTACGGCGAGGTCAACGGGCGCCCGAAATACGATGCACTGCCGTGGCGAAAGGATGCCGAGGCGAAACGCGATCTTCAGGCGTGGCAGCAGGGACGCACCGGCTACCCGATCGTCGATGCCGGGATGCGGCAATTGTGGGCGAGCGGGTGGATGCACAATCGCGTCCGCATGATCGCTGCGAGCTTTCTGGTAAAGCATCTGCTGATCGACTGGCGCGAAGGCGAGCGATGGTATTGGGACTGCCTGGTCGATGCGGATTACGGCAACAACGCCGTCAACTGGCAGTGGATCGCCGGTACGGGCGTGGATGCGAATATGTTCGGGCGGATCATGGCGCCACTCAGCCAGTCGGAGAAGTTCGATGCAGCGGACTATATCCGCGAATGGGTGCCGGAATTGCGCGATCTGACGGACGCGACGATCCACGATCCCGACGATAGCGGTGTCCGGCCGAACGACTATCCGGCCAAGCTGATCGGCCATCGCGAGGCGCGCGAGCGGGCGCTGGCAGCCGCGGCGACACTGCGCTGA
- a CDS encoding pirin family protein, producing the protein MIERRPFATLGGANHGWLDAKHHFSFANYYDPSRMGWGPIRVWNDDRIAAGTGFPPHPHADMEIITYVRTGAITHQDSLGNMGRTEAGDVQVMSAGSGVRHSEYNRETEETTIFQIWIEPKTRGAAPSWGAKPFPKGERSGKFVTLASGFDDDGDALPIRTDARIVGATIKAGETAEYTLGAGHHAYLVPATGKIEINGVAIDARDGAAIRDESVIRVTATEDAEIVLVDAA; encoded by the coding sequence ATGATCGAACGTCGCCCCTTCGCCACCCTCGGCGGTGCCAACCACGGCTGGCTCGATGCCAAGCATCATTTCTCGTTCGCCAATTACTACGATCCCTCGCGGATGGGCTGGGGCCCGATCCGCGTGTGGAACGACGACCGGATCGCCGCCGGAACCGGCTTTCCGCCGCACCCGCATGCCGACATGGAGATCATCACCTACGTCCGCACCGGCGCGATCACGCATCAGGACAGCCTTGGAAACATGGGCCGCACCGAGGCGGGGGACGTGCAGGTGATGAGCGCCGGATCGGGCGTGCGTCACTCGGAATACAATCGCGAAACGGAGGAAACCACGATCTTCCAGATCTGGATCGAACCCAAGACGCGGGGCGCCGCACCTTCGTGGGGTGCCAAGCCTTTTCCCAAGGGCGAACGCTCGGGCAAGTTCGTGACGTTGGCGAGCGGGTTCGACGATGACGGCGATGCACTGCCGATCCGTACCGACGCCCGTATCGTCGGCGCGACGATCAAGGCGGGGGAAACGGCGGAATATACGCTGGGCGCGGGGCATCACGCCTATCTGGTTCCCGCCACCGGCAAGATCGAGATCAACGGCGTCGCCATTGACGCCCGCGACGGTGCCGCGATCCGGGACGAGAGCGTCATCCGCGTTACCGCGACGGAAGATGCCGAGATCGTCCTGGTCGACGCCGCCTGA
- a CDS encoding LysR family transcriptional regulator, producing the protein MMFDPDYSLFVAVADSGSLSAAARTLRISPAMVSKRLQRLEGRLGVTLIHRTTRRLALTEAGGRLRDDLDGILSALTAAEARVTGARGVPAGPLRVSAPTSFGRLHVAPHLSAFLAAHPAVELAFDLGDGFVDLLGDRVDCAIRIASEVPSNVVAHRLATSRRVLCAAPSYLATHGEPASVPALGDHRLLAAAGQMPWRLVAQGKAVQVERDSHVRTNSSEMVRELALGGVGIALRSLWDVGDALRNGRLVRVLPDWEGTADVGIYAVHLRSGAVPPAVRAFVAFLQSVIDPASWQG; encoded by the coding sequence ATGATGTTCGATCCCGATTACTCCCTGTTCGTCGCGGTGGCCGATAGCGGCAGCCTGTCCGCCGCTGCGAGAACCTTGCGCATCTCGCCAGCAATGGTGTCCAAACGACTGCAAAGGCTGGAAGGTCGCCTCGGCGTAACGCTGATCCATCGCACCACGCGGCGACTGGCGCTGACGGAAGCGGGCGGGCGGCTGCGCGACGACCTCGATGGAATCTTGTCGGCGCTCACCGCGGCGGAGGCACGGGTGACAGGCGCGCGTGGCGTACCGGCGGGACCGCTGCGGGTATCGGCGCCCACGTCGTTCGGGCGGCTCCACGTCGCGCCACATCTGTCTGCGTTCCTCGCCGCACACCCGGCGGTGGAACTTGCGTTCGACCTTGGCGACGGCTTCGTCGATCTGCTCGGCGACCGGGTCGACTGCGCGATCCGTATCGCTTCGGAGGTGCCGTCCAACGTCGTGGCGCATCGGCTGGCCACGAGCCGCCGGGTGTTGTGCGCAGCGCCTTCCTATTTGGCGACACACGGGGAACCGGCGTCGGTTCCGGCGCTGGGCGATCACCGGTTGCTCGCGGCGGCGGGGCAGATGCCGTGGCGGCTGGTCGCGCAGGGCAAGGCCGTGCAGGTCGAACGCGACAGCCACGTCCGCACCAATTCGAGCGAAATGGTGCGCGAACTGGCGCTTGGCGGCGTCGGCATCGCACTGCGATCCCTGTGGGATGTCGGCGACGCATTGCGTAACGGCCGGCTGGTGCGCGTCCTGCCGGACTGGGAGGGAACGGCCGACGTCGGCATCTATGCCGTCCACCTGCGCAGCGGCGCCGTGCCGCCCGCGGTCCGCGCATTCGTCGCATTCCTGCAATCCGTGATCGATCCCGCCAGCTGGCAGGGATGA